A genomic segment from Streptomyces sp. HUAS 15-9 encodes:
- a CDS encoding zinc-ribbon domain-containing protein encodes MTRRTRFLVNEHPSIAAQWHPELNADLDLAQIGPGSHKAVFWRCDDGHVWQAQVHSRVAGTGCPQCAGYVPRGRVTLSEHSPDLVAEWHPRNDASPDQFGPGSQRKVWWRCPVGHEYQARISNRSRGTGCPACARAGRDAPDRRLADMPELFAQVDPDTAPADVAELPVNSRVRLGWRCSRGHRWEAKVSHRTVAGSGCPACARRKRAPALPEARPDLAGQWHPERNGGLTAEAVTAGSHRLVWWKCTVCAGEFRAKVFHRVRGLAACPSCSGRVRYQALSREGPEVAALWHPSLNEALTPAEVTAGANVPVWWLCPAGHEPWSAQVAHVFMGRQGCPRCRKRTSVSRQETELFAELQLVLTGGEQQYPLQTLHGRYRLDMLFPADHDQAVAVEFDGSYWHRDVEERDRLKAESVEHHRPGWMVVRVREEPLRPTRLGDVVVPYLADPFTAASIVVEHLMPLASWPDDTRQRARAYLKGGRRQGAALAQRLINKRQSAAPPADDRPAPQSISGRIEGVQSALW; translated from the coding sequence ATGACACGCCGCACCCGTTTTCTGGTCAACGAGCACCCGTCCATCGCCGCCCAGTGGCATCCGGAGCTGAACGCCGACCTGGACCTGGCGCAGATCGGTCCCGGCTCGCACAAGGCTGTGTTCTGGCGGTGCGACGACGGGCACGTCTGGCAGGCGCAGGTCCATTCCCGTGTCGCTGGGACCGGCTGTCCGCAGTGCGCCGGGTACGTGCCCCGTGGCCGGGTCACACTCAGCGAGCACTCGCCTGACTTGGTAGCTGAGTGGCACCCGCGCAACGACGCTTCGCCGGACCAGTTCGGGCCCGGCTCGCAGCGCAAGGTCTGGTGGCGCTGTCCGGTGGGGCACGAGTACCAGGCGCGAATATCCAACCGCAGTCGCGGTACCGGCTGCCCGGCCTGCGCGAGGGCCGGCCGTGATGCACCGGACAGGCGTTTGGCGGACATGCCCGAGCTGTTTGCGCAGGTGGACCCCGACACCGCACCGGCCGACGTGGCGGAACTGCCGGTCAACTCCCGCGTACGGCTGGGATGGCGCTGTTCCCGTGGACACCGCTGGGAGGCGAAGGTGAGCCACCGGACCGTCGCCGGGTCGGGCTGCCCGGCCTGTGCCCGGAGGAAGCGTGCTCCCGCTCTGCCCGAGGCGCGGCCGGACTTGGCAGGGCAGTGGCACCCCGAGCGCAACGGCGGGCTGACGGCCGAAGCGGTCACCGCTGGTTCGCACCGCCTGGTCTGGTGGAAGTGCACCGTGTGCGCCGGCGAGTTCCGGGCCAAGGTCTTCCACCGCGTCCGCGGCTTGGCCGCGTGCCCCTCCTGCTCCGGCCGGGTGCGCTACCAGGCGCTGTCGCGCGAGGGCCCCGAAGTCGCGGCGCTGTGGCACCCGTCCCTGAACGAGGCCCTCACCCCGGCGGAGGTGACCGCCGGGGCCAACGTGCCGGTCTGGTGGCTGTGCCCCGCCGGACACGAACCTTGGTCCGCCCAGGTGGCGCACGTCTTCATGGGCAGGCAGGGCTGTCCGCGCTGCCGGAAGCGGACAAGCGTCTCCCGGCAGGAGACGGAACTGTTCGCCGAACTCCAGCTCGTCCTCACCGGCGGAGAGCAGCAGTACCCGCTGCAGACGCTGCACGGCCGCTACCGGCTCGACATGCTCTTCCCAGCGGACCACGACCAGGCCGTGGCCGTGGAGTTCGACGGCTCGTACTGGCACCGCGACGTGGAGGAACGCGATCGGCTCAAGGCGGAGTCCGTAGAACACCACCGGCCCGGCTGGATGGTGGTGCGGGTACGTGAGGAACCGCTGCGACCGACCCGGCTTGGCGACGTGGTCGTGCCGTACCTGGCGGACCCGTTCACGGCCGCCAGCATCGTTGTCGAGCACCTGATGCCGCTGGCGTCGTGGCCCGACGACACCCGTCAGCGGGCGCGCGCCTATCTCAAGGGCGGCCGCCGCCAGGGAGCTGCGCTGGCACAGCGTCTGATCAACAAGCGACAATCCGCTGCTCCACCGGCCGATGACCGGCCCGCACCTCAGTCCATCTCGGGGCGGATCGAGGGCGTGCAGTCTGCCTTGTGGTGA
- a CDS encoding cell division protein ZapB — translation MLTEALMAVAGAGGTAVVQAAGTDAWTGLRQRVARLLGRGDTQRERAELERLDRTVQALEEADAAGETERARLRQEASWQTRFESLLENLESSERQQAATELQALVAEQQAFAARQGMVGNTFNGPAALQVGNHNQQENRFHIASYLPAPIGPRVLVKVSYSIPVYDLPDGSQDLGEDFVSVEAVNTGDQPIAITSWGIELPGDRRMFVTRGENWATRLPHVLAPGAPPAQFWVRVDELRRVEREQRIPYAQMRPYVKLADGTVVHADRSVPLA, via the coding sequence ATGCTCACCGAAGCACTCATGGCCGTGGCCGGAGCAGGCGGCACCGCCGTCGTCCAAGCCGCCGGCACCGACGCATGGACCGGCCTGCGGCAACGCGTAGCCCGTCTCCTGGGGCGCGGAGACACTCAGCGCGAGCGAGCGGAGCTGGAGCGCCTGGACCGGACCGTGCAGGCGCTGGAGGAAGCCGATGCCGCCGGCGAGACGGAGCGGGCGCGCCTTCGCCAGGAGGCATCGTGGCAGACCCGTTTCGAGTCGCTCCTGGAGAACCTGGAGAGCTCCGAGCGGCAGCAGGCCGCGACCGAACTTCAGGCGCTGGTGGCAGAGCAGCAGGCGTTCGCGGCCCGCCAGGGCATGGTCGGCAACACCTTCAACGGCCCCGCCGCTCTGCAGGTCGGAAACCACAACCAGCAGGAGAACCGCTTCCACATCGCGAGCTACCTGCCCGCTCCCATAGGCCCCCGGGTCCTCGTCAAGGTCTCCTACTCCATCCCGGTCTACGACCTGCCCGACGGCAGTCAGGACCTGGGCGAGGATTTCGTCAGCGTGGAGGCGGTCAACACCGGTGACCAGCCGATTGCCATCACCAGCTGGGGCATCGAGCTTCCCGGTGACCGGCGCATGTTCGTCACGCGAGGCGAGAACTGGGCCACTCGGCTCCCTCACGTGCTCGCCCCCGGCGCCCCTCCCGCGCAGTTCTGGGTCCGAGTCGATGAGCTGCGGCGGGTAGAGCGAGAGCAGCGCATCCCGTACGCGCAGATGCGGCCCTACGTGAAGCTGGCCGACGGCACGGTCGTCCACGCCGACCGCAGCGTGCCGTTGGCCTGA
- a CDS encoding replication-relaxation family protein, producing MIGVDAGSGDRLALGVLAQYRMATTEQMHRVIAPGVRIEQTRRRLARLRQEGLVDRITLPQAGRTRVWFPTSYGVQLACEWPELRGHRPSRTVSDPTAVRLKAGHTLTVTETALVFLEDARRRGDVCEPLDWIPEVHHPIGSGEAVIPDALLYYRTGPAGGDSGSMLRAFVEVDRATMGPERLAAKLTAYERLHRYVPVVPGRRPTFQEPAVEEWRRRYPLFPRVLFVLDGTGPAGVENRIRALRAAVGLLARFPYDVPVLAVPLADLLQHGPSAPVWRPVHDPDQRVPWTGSGHRQK from the coding sequence ATGATCGGCGTGGACGCGGGCAGCGGGGACCGGCTGGCGCTGGGTGTGCTGGCGCAGTACCGGATGGCCACCACCGAGCAGATGCACCGGGTGATCGCCCCAGGGGTGCGGATCGAGCAGACCCGGCGGCGGCTGGCCCGACTTCGGCAGGAGGGGCTGGTCGACCGCATCACCCTGCCGCAGGCCGGGCGGACCAGGGTGTGGTTCCCGACCTCGTACGGCGTGCAGCTCGCCTGTGAGTGGCCCGAGCTGCGCGGGCACCGGCCCTCGAGGACCGTGTCCGATCCGACCGCCGTGCGGCTGAAGGCCGGCCACACGCTGACCGTGACCGAGACCGCGCTCGTCTTCCTCGAGGACGCCCGCCGCCGCGGTGATGTCTGCGAGCCGCTGGACTGGATCCCCGAGGTCCACCACCCGATCGGGAGCGGCGAGGCCGTCATCCCCGACGCGCTCCTGTACTACCGAACCGGCCCCGCCGGCGGTGACAGCGGGTCGATGCTGCGGGCGTTCGTGGAAGTCGACCGGGCCACCATGGGCCCCGAACGCCTCGCCGCCAAGCTCACCGCGTACGAGCGCCTCCACCGCTACGTGCCCGTGGTCCCGGGGCGCCGGCCGACCTTCCAGGAACCGGCGGTTGAGGAGTGGCGGCGGCGCTACCCGCTCTTCCCCCGCGTCCTGTTCGTCCTGGACGGCACCGGCCCGGCCGGTGTCGAGAACCGGATCCGCGCCCTGCGTGCCGCGGTCGGGCTGCTGGCCCGCTTCCCGTACGACGTCCCTGTCCTCGCGGTGCCGCTGGCCGACCTGCTCCAGCACGGCCCCTCCGCACCTGTGTGGCGCCCCGTCCACGACCCCGACCAGCGAGTCCCCTGGACCGGCTCCGGGCATCGGCAGAAATGA
- a CDS encoding AAA family ATPase, whose translation MVGTEETRLVVLRGNSASGKSSVAAGLREKFGRGLALVSQDNLRRIVLRERDRPGAANIGLIDLTARYALDAGFHVVVEGILYADRYGDMLTELRADHRGPTHSYYLDVPFSETLARHATKPIADDVSETQLRDWYRARDLLPSGTETVIGADSALHETVGRIMLDTGLAHLPAVDR comes from the coding sequence ATGGTGGGCACCGAAGAAACCCGGCTGGTCGTGCTGCGCGGCAACAGCGCGTCGGGGAAGTCGTCCGTCGCGGCCGGCCTCCGCGAGAAGTTCGGCCGAGGCCTGGCCCTGGTCAGCCAGGACAACCTCCGCCGCATCGTGCTCCGCGAACGGGACCGGCCCGGCGCCGCGAACATCGGCCTGATCGACCTGACCGCCCGCTACGCCCTGGACGCCGGATTCCACGTCGTCGTCGAAGGCATCCTCTACGCCGACCGCTACGGCGACATGCTCACCGAGCTGCGCGCGGACCACCGCGGCCCGACCCACAGCTACTACCTGGACGTCCCATTCAGCGAAACCCTCGCCCGGCACGCCACCAAGCCGATCGCCGACGACGTCAGCGAGACGCAGCTGCGCGACTGGTACCGGGCACGCGATCTGCTGCCCAGCGGCACCGAGACCGTCATCGGCGCCGACAGCGCCCTGCACGAGACCGTCGGCCGCATCATGCTCGACACCGGCCTGGCCCACCTGCCCGCCGTGGACCGATGA